Genomic DNA from Mus musculus strain C57BL/6J chromosome 11, GRCm38.p6 C57BL/6J:
GGGAAGGATGGTGTCGTAGCCTTCCGGGCCATTGCACCACAGGCCCCTTCCGACCACGTGGCTGCCGGTGCCTGTGAGGGTGGGGGCCTGCGAGCTGGAACTATGATCATCTGCCCTCACCCCTACAACCTTCTCCTGGGCTCCCAGCAGTcctggtgtgtgcgtgtgttaggGGTTCGTGTGTCGGTGGCAGGAAGGGCAGGGCGAGTGCTGAGCATGGGTGACCTGGACAGGCTTTCCTCTCGCATCTTGCTCACCTTTCAGCAGAATGGCCGTCAGCACTGGCTGGCCCAGTGAGTGGAGAGGTGCTTTTTCTGGCTCTGTGAAAAGAGCTTAGGTGACCTGCTGCCCTGGGGCTGCACCTCAGGACAGACCCCTGGTCAACTCTATTCTGCCTACAGGGAATGTTAAGGTCTATAAAGTAGTCAGGAACTTAACCTGTCAGTCTTAGGACAGAGCTAACCCTTGTATGAGGCCAGATATCTTATAGAGGACTCTCTTGTCTGTTCGTTATGCCATAAAGTCAGGACAGGGATGCTGGAGGCTACAACCCAACCTCTCCCCGAAGAGCTGCAGGGAAATTGCAGCCACCACCATCTCCTTCACCCTGTTTGGTTTATGGTGGAAGGTGGTAGCCCCAGTGAGTGCTTCTGTGCAAACCCAGACCCTACTGTGTGCCCAGCTCCTCCCCTGGGCTGGACAACCACCAGTCAGGTAACTGATGCGCTCTTCTCTGCCCAGGTTTGACCCTCAGTCTCCTCATCCTGAGCATGGCACTGGCCAATCGTGGCTGCTCCAACTCTTCCTCTCAGCTCCTCAGCCAGCTGCAGAATCAGGCGAACCTCACGGGGAACACAGAATCACTCTTGGAGCCCTATGTAAGCCTCAGCCCTTAGGGTACCTGAACCTCAGAGAATCTTGGGGACTAGTGAGAGAGTGAACACATGGAGGACCAGGAAGGGgcaggaggggaaactgaggcattcTAGGGACGGCAGAGCTGCTCCGCTCCCAGttggttttacgagacagggtttctttgtgtagccctggctgtcctggaactcactttgtagaccaggctggcctcgaactcggaaatctgcctgcctctgcctccctcccgagtgctgggattaaaggcgtgcgccaccaccaccaccaccaccgcccggccccaACTCCATTTCCTGACTGTCTGGAAAGTTTGGCATTTGGTTCTAGGTTCCCAGATGCAGCAGTGAGTGAACCTGTCAGGGCTCCTGCAGCCCCCACCACACCTAGGGACCCTCACTCTATCCACTGCAAGCACAGTCACCCCAGGGCCCTGACAGCCCTcctgcccatctctgctggcgTCAGATTTCTCTTCataccttggtttttgttttgttgttttttttttccatctctttgTTGGGAAGATCATACAAGagcttgtgtttttttgtttgttttgttttttgtttttttgtttttgttttgtttttgtttttttcgagacagggtttctctgtgtagctctggctgtcctggaactcactctgtagaccaggctggcctcgaactcagaaatccacctgcctctgcctctcaagtgctgggattaaaggcctgtgccaccacgccccgctagAGCTTGTGTTTTAAAGGCAGCCAagacgggtttctctgtgtttgaggGGTTTTGTCATGcattcctccatctcttccttcctcagaTCCGCCTCCAAAACCTGAACACACCTGACCTGAGAGCTGCCTGCACCCAGCACTCTGTGGCCTTCCCCAGTGAGGACACACTCCGGCAACTGAGCAAGCCTCACTTCCTGAGCACTGTGTACACCACACTGGACAGAGTCTTGTACCAACTGGATGCTTTAAGACAGAAATTTCTGAAGACTCCGGCTTTTCCAAAGCTGGACAGTGCCCGGCACAATATCCTCGGCATAAGGAACAATGTTTTCTGCATGGCCCGGCTGCTCAACCACTCCCTGGAGATACCTGAGCCCACACAGACAGACTCTGGGGCCTCACGGTCCACTACAACACCAGATGTCTTTAATACCAAGATAGGCAGCTGTGGCTTTCTCTGGGGATACCATCGCTTCATGGGCTCAGTGGGGAGGGTCTTCAGGGAATGGGACGATGGCTCCACACGCAGCCGGAGACAGAGCCCGCTCCGGGCCCGGCGCAAGGGAACCCGCAGAATCCGGGTCCGGCACAAGGGAACCCGCAGAATCCGGGTCCGGCGCAAGGGAACCCGCAGAATCTGGGTCCGGCGCAAGGGATCCCGCAAAATCAGACCTTCCAG
This window encodes:
- the Osm gene encoding oncostatin-M isoform X1 encodes the protein MALANRGCSNSSSQLLSQLQNQANLTGNTESLLEPYIRLQNLNTPDLRAACTQHSVAFPSEDTLRQLSKPHFLSTVYTTLDRVLYQLDALRQKFLKTPAFPKLDSARHNILGIRNNVFCMARLLNHSLEIPEPTQTDSGASRSTTTPDVFNTKIGSCGFLWGYHRFMGSVGRVFREWDDGSTRSRRQSPLRARRKGTRRIRVRHKGTRRIRVRRKGTRRIWVRRKGSRKIRPSRSTQSPTTRA
- the Osm gene encoding oncostatin-M precursor, giving the protein MQTRLLRTLLSLTLSLLILSMALANRGCSNSSSQLLSQLQNQANLTGNTESLLEPYIRLQNLNTPDLRAACTQHSVAFPSEDTLRQLSKPHFLSTVYTTLDRVLYQLDALRQKFLKTPAFPKLDSARHNILGIRNNVFCMARLLNHSLEIPEPTQTDSGASRSTTTPDVFNTKIGSCGFLWGYHRFMGSVGRVFREWDDGSTRSRRQSPLRARRKGTRRIRVRHKGTRRIRVRRKGTRRIWVRRKGSRKIRPSRSTQSPTTRA